The Armatimonadota bacterium DNA segment GCCCCTGCGCAGGGGGCGTCAACCCCATTAGCGCGTCAATCAGCTCCGCTTGCCCGCTGCCGTCCACGCCAGCGATGCCAAAAACCTCGCCGGGATACACCTCAAAGGAGACCCCCTTCAACCCGGCACGGCTGCGCACCGGAGGCACCACCAGCCCTTCCACGCGCAGACGCGGTTTATCCTCCAGGCGCTTACCCAGCAACAATTCCTCTTCGGGTAACACTCCCTCCTCGCCCACGATGAGCCTTGCCAGCGTGCGAGCATCTACCTGCGGTTCCGCGCCGGGTGCCTCGCGTACCGGCATGACGGCAACCACTTCGCCTGCTCGCAACACCGTCACTTCGTCGGCGTGTTCCAGCACCTCCTGCAGCTTGTGTGTGACCAGCAGCACGGTGCGCTCTTCTTCGGTGAAGCGATGCAATAATGTGAAGAACGCCTCCGCGTCGGCAGGAGGCAAGACGGCGGTGGGCTCGTCGAAAATGAGCACGCGCGCATCGCGCAGAAGCAGTTTCAGTATCTCCACCTTCTGCTGTTGGGATACCGACAGCGTACCTGCCGGCGCGTCCCAGTCCGCCTCTAGCCCGATAACCTTTGCCAGCTCCTGTGCCCGCGCCAGCACGCGCGTTCGAGGAAGACGCGAAAGCGAAGCCCCTTCGCCGCTCAGCATCAGGTTCTCCAGCACGCTCAGACGGGGAATGAGCGCATAGTGCTGGCTGACCATGCCGACGCCCGCCAGTAGCGCTTCCGCCGGGGAACGGAAATGCACCGCCTGCCCATAGAGATACACCGTGCCGCTGTCGGGAGGAAACACGCCGTACAGGATGTTCATCAGGGTGGTTTTGCCCGCGCCGTTTTCGCCGACGATGGCGTGGATGGTTCCCTGCCGAACGGAAAGGGTGATGTGGTTGTTCGCCTGCACCGCGCCGAAGCGCTTGCAGATGTCTTCCATGCGAACGACGATGGGTGTGTCGTGGCTCATTCTTGCGTGTCCGGCACCATTCGGATGGCTTTGGCGATGTTGGGGTCGGTACGGCGCACCTCCTGCGCTACAGGCTTCGCCTGCGAGGTGGAGCGCAGTTCCGCAAGAAGCGCATCGTATTCCTCGGCGTCCACCGGCAGGGACACCGGTTTCTCCCTCTTCGCGGAGAGGATAACAGCGTTCGCCAGTTCCAGACTCCACAAGGCTTCCTCACCGGGGGCGATGAGCCGCTGTTCCAGCCCCATCAATACTCGTGCGAAGTTGCGGATGACCGCTTCATGACCTGCTGGTGCCTCTGGCACATCCAGCACGACGGGGTGTGTGGCGGGGAGTTCCCACATATCTTGCGTCCCCTGCATATACTGCGGGATGGGAGGCACAACGCGCGTGACCGTCACCTGCTCGCCGTGAGTGACCACCTTACCTCCCTCACCGACTATCTCGAAGTAGCGGGTAGGGGGTACCTCGTTCACATTCACATAGAGATAGCCGTGGGCGCCGTTGGCGTACTCCAGCAGGGCAAACGCCTCGTCCTCCACCTCTACCTGGTGGTAGCGGGTGCGCACCTGTGCCGTGACCCGGCTGGGCATCCCCGCCAGCCAGCAGAAGATGTCCATGTGGTGCGGTGCCTGGTTGATCAGCACGCCACCGCCTTCCGCTGCCCACGTGCCTCGCCACGCTGCCGACCGGTAATATACCTCATTACGGCACCAGGTGGCAATGGTGTGTGCGCGTAGCAGGTTGCCGACGATGCCTTCCTCCACTGCTTGCCTGGCGATTCGGAAGTGTTTTTCGGTGCGCATCTGTAGCATCGCGCCCAGCAAAAGCCCATGCTGGCGTGCGGCGTGCACCATGCGGCGACCTTCGGAGATGCTGACCGCTAGAGGCTTCTCACACAGCACATGCACACCATGCTCGAAAGCGCATTCGGCAATCTCCGCGTGCAACGGGTGCGGTGTGGCGATGAGCACGGCATCCACCAGACCGCTGCGCAGTAGTTCACGGTAATCGGTAAAGCCGGGCACGCCAAGTTGCTGGGCAACCTGCTGTGTGCGTTCTGCCGACGCGGAACAGACTGCCGCCAGCTCCGATTCCTCGATGCGCTGGATCAGGGTAGCATGAGCCACGCCCATGCCACCCACACCAATCACGCCAAAGCGCACCCGTTGCATACAGACCACTACCTGACGATATTCGGGTCGGACACCCGTTGACCGAGCACCCTGCGCTTGGGCTGGGAGCTGGCTTTCAGCTCCCGCAACAGGGCATCATACTCGGCGCGGTCTACCGGCAGAGATACCGTCTTACCCCGCTTACTGGAGAGGATGATGGCGCTGGCAAGTTCTACGCACCAGATGCCCTCCTCACCCGGAGACAGCAGAGGTTCACCGTACAGGATGGCTCGCGCGAAGTTGCGGGTAATCTGCGCGTGCCCGGCTGGCATGTCCTCCACGTCCACCTCCACCGGCTCCGTCTGCGGTCCCGACCACATATCGGTTGCGCTGAAGGTAAACTCGCGAATGGGCGGCACGACTCGCCGAATGGTGACCTGCCCGTCCTGATATACGACCTTGCCCTTATCGCCGGCGATTTCGAAGCGAGTGGTTCCCGGAGCCTCGTTGGTGGTGGTATACAGGTAGCCATGCGCGCCGTTGGCGTACTCCAGCAGGGCAAACGCCTCATCTTCTACTTCGATCTCATGCAGGCGCGTACGTATGGACGCTGTCACCTTCGCAGGCAGTCCTGCCAGCCAGCAGAACATGTCCAGCGCGTGCGGCGCCTGATTGACCAGCACTCCGCCGCCTTCGCCCACCCACGTGGCTCGCCATTCCGCCGAGTCGTAGTACGCCTGATTGCGGTAGTAAGCCGCGACCATTTCCGTGCGCATCACGTCGCCAATCACGCCATCCTGGATCGCCTTGCGGGCGATACGGCAGGCTCGTTCGGTGCGCATCTGGAACATGACGGCGAACACTTTCCCCGAACGCCTGGCGGCTTCTATCATACGGTCGGCTTCTACCGGGTTAATCGCCATCGGCTTTTCGGTCAGCACGTGCAACCCCTTGCTGAAGGCGTATTCCGCCACTTCGGGATGCACCGGATGCGGGGTGGCAACAATCACCGCATCTACCAGACCGCTCTGGATACACTCGCGGTAGTCGGTGAAGTAGGGCACGTTGTACTGCTCGCCGACACTCCTTGCTACATCTGGGTCAATGTCGGCAACTGCCGTCAACCGTAC contains these protein-coding regions:
- a CDS encoding heme ABC transporter ATP-binding protein translates to MSHDTPIVVRMEDICKRFGAVQANNHITLSVRQGTIHAIVGENGAGKTTLMNILYGVFPPDSGTVYLYGQAVHFRSPAEALLAGVGMVSQHYALIPRLSVLENLMLSGEGASLSRLPRTRVLARAQELAKVIGLEADWDAPAGTLSVSQQQKVEILKLLLRDARVLIFDEPTAVLPPADAEAFFTLLHRFTEEERTVLLVTHKLQEVLEHADEVTVLRAGEVVAVMPVREAPGAEPQVDARTLARLIVGEEGVLPEEELLLGKRLEDKPRLRVEGLVVPPVRSRAGLKGVSFEVYPGEVFGIAGVDGSGQAELIDALMGLTPPAQGRIWLNDEDITHTPPVVRLRKGVRYIAEDRHLRGAILEWSVAENAALGLQREGRFGSAFSLSFARMKEFAQSIISRFAVRAPAADAPFSALSGGNQQKVVVGRALMETPALLIAGQPTRGLDAASTLAVHHAIREACDQGAAALVVSFDLDELLALCDRVGVLFDGRLVDIVEGERKRREEIGALMVGAVKGGGA
- a CDS encoding oxidoreductase; this encodes MDQVRLGIIGVGGMGSAHAKMTQEVEEVRLTAVADIDPDVARSVGEQYNVPYFTDYRECIQSGLVDAVIVATPHPVHPEVAEYAFSKGLHVLTEKPMAINPVEADRMIEAARRSGKVFAVMFQMRTERACRIARKAIQDGVIGDVMRTEMVAAYYRNQAYYDSAEWRATWVGEGGGVLVNQAPHALDMFCWLAGLPAKVTASIRTRLHEIEVEDEAFALLEYANGAHGYLYTTTNEAPGTTRFEIAGDKGKVVYQDGQVTIRRVVPPIREFTFSATDMWSGPQTEPVEVDVEDMPAGHAQITRNFARAILYGEPLLSPGEEGIWCVELASAIILSSKRGKTVSLPVDRAEYDALLRELKASSQPKRRVLGQRVSDPNIVR
- a CDS encoding oxidoreductase, translated to MQRVRFGVIGVGGMGVAHATLIQRIEESELAAVCSASAERTQQVAQQLGVPGFTDYRELLRSGLVDAVLIATPHPLHAEIAECAFEHGVHVLCEKPLAVSISEGRRMVHAARQHGLLLGAMLQMRTEKHFRIARQAVEEGIVGNLLRAHTIATWCRNEVYYRSAAWRGTWAAEGGGVLINQAPHHMDIFCWLAGMPSRVTAQVRTRYHQVEVEDEAFALLEYANGAHGYLYVNVNEVPPTRYFEIVGEGGKVVTHGEQVTVTRVVPPIPQYMQGTQDMWELPATHPVVLDVPEAPAGHEAVIRNFARVLMGLEQRLIAPGEEALWSLELANAVILSAKREKPVSLPVDAEEYDALLAELRSTSQAKPVAQEVRRTDPNIAKAIRMVPDTQE